Within the Bacillus pumilus genome, the region TTCATTTTAGAGTTCTTGTCTAATAGCAGTCTTGTGATGATGCACTTATCACGTCTTTGTGAGGAAATCATTTTATGGTGCTCACAAGAATTCAAATTCATTGAGCTTGATGACACATATGCAACAGGCAGCAGCATGATGCCGCAAAAGAAAAACCCGGATATGGCAGAATTGATCCGCGGAAAAACAGGCCGTGTGTATGGCAACCTGATGGGGCTTCTCACCATCATGAAAGGCTTGCCGCTTACGTATAACAAAGACTTGCAAGAAGATAAAGAAGGCATGTTTGATACAGTCAAAACCATTGCTGGCAGCCTGCAAATCTTCACAGGCATGATTCAAACAATGACAGTGAACGAAGATGTCATGAAAAAAGCAACAAAAGAAGATTTCTCAAATGCGACCGAAGTGGCAGACTACCTTGCGAAAAAAGGCATGCCATTCCGTGAAGCACACGAAATCGTTGGCAAGCTCGTGTATACTTGCATTCAAAAAGGCATCTACTTAAGTGATCTTCCGTTTGAGACATTCACAGAAGCGAGCGATCTTTTTGAAGAAGACATTTACACCGTTCTTGATCCGTATGTTGCTGTTGAAAAAAGAACAAGCGCAGGCGGAACTGGATTTAAACAAATTCAGCTCGCTTTAGAAAAAGCAAAAGCCTGCCTGGCGTAACTGACCAGAACCATTCGTTGATACGGATGGTTTTTTGTCTTGGGGAAAAGGACATTGATCATCATTGGAGAAGTTTGAAAACATACCAATGTTAAGCTGAAGAGGGAGTGACAGTAGTCTATGAAGAAAACACTTCAGGCTTTGTTTGATCAGCCCATCGTATCAGTTGAAACGTTAGGAGAACAGTACGAGGGACGGGCGAATGATGTGTGGCTGATCTCCTTACAAGACAAAACGGAATATGTGGTGAAATCTCCTAAAATGACAAGAGCAGAAAGTGAATTTGTATATGGGATCAACAAGATCTATGGAGTAAATGCCCATACAGGACAAGAACATCTCGATCAAATCAATGAAAAGCTGGCTCTAACGAATTCCTTTCATATCCCGAAAGTCGTTCGTAAAGTGAAGAAGGCAGGGAAACATGATGATGTCATGGAAAAAGTAGAAGGAACCCCTTTAACATCTTTTGAGCGGCGTTCATCACACTTCTATCAAGATTACGGGAGGAAACTAGCGCTTCTTCATTCATATCGAACAAACTCTTTCGGTGCAGTATACGGGGCAGAAACGAGACATTTGAGAGAATACCATCCACTTTTAAAAACGGCTGTCTCTAAACTTTTAAGCCGCTATTATGCAGACCAGCCTGAATTTCAGCGTTATGGAGAAATGGTCCAGCAAAAGCTAAATCACCTCAGTCCTCCTGATTCAGCCAGTCTCATTTTAATTGATTTAGATCCATCGCAATATATTGAAAAAGATGATCAAGTGACGAGTCTAGTTGATACGGAATATGTTGTGTTTGGACCAGCTGCGTTTGATTTTATTGCATTGGAATACCTTTTGACGAAAGAAACTGCACACGATGTTCAGTTAGGCTATGAAGAGATTTGCCCGCTTCCTCGCCAGCTTCATGAGGTGAGAGAATGCTATCGATTTGTTTCGCTGCTTCTAGATATTCATGGCTCGTGGGATATCCAAAAGTGGATGAATCATCCTACATTTTTTCATTCTAAATAGAAATAGCAGAAAGGGTTCATAAGTGCGCCAGATGCTGGTTTATAGTAAAGTAAAGATAACAAACGAAACACATGAACTTGCAACCTTTGCTTTAGGAGGAGATTGTGTGCGACACGCATTAATAACAGCGGGTTCTAAAGGACTTGGCAGGAAAGTCACCGAGTCTTTACTGAATATGGGGTATTCTGTGACAGTCAATTATCGAAGTGATGATGAAGCTGTGCGGCAGATGAAAGAAGAATTGCAGGAATATGAAGAAAAGCTTCAATTTGTCCAAGGTGACGTGACAAACAAAGAAGATTTAAAGAACATGGTCGCGCTGGCAACCGAGCGATTTGGACGGATCGATGCTTTGATTAACAATGCCGGACCTTATATTTTTGAACGAAAAAAGCTAGCGGATTATTCCGAGGAAGAATGGTATCAAATGATGGAAGGCAACCTATCTGCTGTGTTCCATTTGTTCAGAATGGTCATCCCGATGATGAGAAAGCAAGGCTTCGGCCGAATTGTCACATATGGCTTCCAAGGTGCAGACCATGCGCCGGGATGGATGCACAGATCAGCCTTCGGAGCAGCAAAAGTGGGGCTCGCGTCACTGACGAAAACCATTGCGATTGAAGAAGCAGAAAACGGCATCACGGCCAATATGGTTTGTCCAGGCAAAATCGTTGGTGACATGAAAGAATCGACAATAGAAGAAGCACGCCAGATGAAAGATGATGAAACGCCGATTGGCAGGTCTGGTACTGGAGAAGATATCGGTCGCATCATTTCCTTTTTATGCGATGACCGCTCTGACCTGATTACAGGAACTGTTATTGAAGCAACAGGTGGTCTTAACGTCATTCACAGACATTAAGTTTTTCAGTTTTTTATACAGGGAATAGATGAAATGAGATCAAATTCGAAAGGTGGATATACTCACATGAAAGCTACATATCACGGACATTCAGTCGTACACATTGAAACAAACGGATACCATATTTGGATTGATCCATTTTTAAATGGAAATAAGCACACAGATATCAAACCGCAAGATGTCAAAGCGGATGTCATTTTGCTCACGCATGGGCATGGAGATCACATCGGTGACACCATTGAAATCGCCAAAAATAATGACGCACTCGTTATTGCGCCATTCGAGCTTGCCACTTATTTAGGGTGGCAAGGGGTGAAAACGCACCCGCTTTCGATTGGTGGCGGACGGGAATTTGAATTTGGTAAAGTGAAGCTCACTCAAGCGTTCCATGGTTCTGCTATCATTGATGAAGATGCCAAAACGATTACGTATACAGGCATGCCATCAGGTATTTTATTTACTGCAGAGGGCAAAACGATTTATCATGCCGGAGACACTGCACTCTTTTCAGATATGAAGCTGATCGGGGAGCTGAATCATATTGAGCTTGCATTCCTTCCGATCGGTGATAACTTCACGATGGGACCGGACGATGCAAGAATCGCAGCCGAATGGCTTCGGGCGAAGCAAGTCGTGCCAGTTCACTACAGCACATTCCCGCCGATTGAGCAGGACCCACATGCATTTGCAGACAGCCTGCATGGCGGCGTCGGACATGTGTTAAACAGCGGACAATCGATCGAGATTTAATCAACATCGCAAAAAGCCGGCACTCAATTGCCGGTTTTTTTTATTTACATGTATCGTGCTGAAAAAAGACAAATTGCTATTAAAAGCCTCCTGCCCTTATAATGAAAGTTAGATGAAAACGCTGAAAACAAAAAGGGTGAACGGGATTGGCGACAAAGCATGAACAAATTTTATCGTATATTGATTCATTAGATGTCGGAGAGAAAATTTCTGTCCGGCGTATTGCGAAAGAAATGAAAGTGAGTGAAGGGACCGCTTACCGGGCCATCAAGGATGCCGAAAATAAAGGATTTGTCAGTACCATTGAACGAGTTGGTACCATTCGAATTGAACAGAAGAAAAAAGAAAATATTGAAAAACTGACATATGCAGAAGTGGTCAATGTCATTGACGGACAGGTGCTTGGAGGACGAGCGGGCTTACATAAAACATTAAACAAATTTGTCATCGGAGCGATGGAGCTTGATGCGATGATGCGCTATACGGCAGCTGGCAACCTGCTAATTGTCGGAAACCGAATCAATGCCCACAGACAAGCATTAGAGGCAGGGGCAGCTGTACTGGTTACAGGCGGTTTCTCAACAGATGATGAAATCATTCAGCTCGCAGATAAGCTTGAGCTGCCGATCTTATCGACAAGCTACGATACATTTACCGTAGCAGCACTCATTAACCGGGCCATTTATGATCAACTCATAAAAAAAGAGATCGTGCTTGTGGAAGATATTTTAACGCCGATAGAACGAACGGTGTATTTATCACCAGATGATAAGCTTGAAAAATGGTATGAAAAGAACTATGAAACTGGCCACGGCCGCTTTCCGGTCGCAGACGACCAAATGAAGATTCACGGCATTCTCACCTCAAAGGATATCGCAGGGCATGACCGCTCCGCGCCGATTGAAAAGGTCATGACGAAAAACCCGCTGACAGTCATTGGCAAAACCTCTGTTGCTTCTGCTGCTCAAATGATGGTATGGGAAGGTATTGAGGTGCTGCCAGTTGTAGACGATTATGCGAAACTGATTGGCATGATCAGCCGTCAGGACGTACTGAAGGCGCTCCAAATGATTCAAAAGCAGCCACAGGTCGGAGAAAAACTGGATGATGTTGTCTCAAGAGGGTTTAAAGAGACTGATACAGAAAAGCCAAAGGCAGATGCCGTGTATCAATATGAGGTCACACCACAAATGACAAACCAGCTCGGAAACATTTCATATGGCGTGTTCACGCAAATTTTAATTGAATCCGCCAACCGCTTCTTAAAGTCTCATAAAAAAGGGGAGCTGATTGTCGAAAGTCTCTCTGTCTACTTCTTAAAACCGGTTCAAATGGAATCCACGATACAGATCAAGCCAAATATTTTAGAAGTAGGCCGCAAGTTTGGAAAGCTAGAAGTGGAAGTTTATCATCAATCGAATATCGTCGGTAAAGCCATGCTGATGGTGCAGCTCATGGAGAGAGGATAATCGTATCAGGATGATGATGAAAAAGACAAAGGGCTAAAATAAACATCATTTTAGCCCTTCTCTCTTATTATGCGTGATCTTTTTCGCCTTCCTTTAAAAAGAGCGGAAGGTAATGCTTGTAGGCTTTATATCCAGCCCACGTACTGCCGATACCAACAGCAACAAAAATAAATCCAATGACAAATGCGAGTGACGAGCGGTTTAGAAATAATTGATTCACACCGAAGAGCAGGACAAAGCAGCCAAGTGCCATACTGGATTTCGCCGACCAAAATTTCTTCTCGACTGGGCGGTTCGTACGGACATTTTTTGCTTTGTAGTATAAATAAAACATGGCAGAACAAATAATAAACACAATCAAAACAAGCATGTGCCAAGCCTCCATTGTAAGTGGTTACAACCCTATTTTAAACGTAAATAGGCTTGCTTACTAGAATAAATTGTCTATTCCTCACTTTTCCGTCAGGATAGATTATGATTTAATAATAAAAAGAGTATCGGATAAGAAGGAGTTTTTATGAAAAAAGAACTGATTAGAACCATATCATTATATGACACCATCATCATTCATAGACATGTAAGACCAGATCCTGATGCGTATGGATCACAGTGCGGCCTTACGGAAATCTTGCGTGCCACCTATCCAGAAAAAAATATTTATGCGACGGGAACACCGGAGCCAACCCTTTCATTTTTGTATGAACTTGATGAAGTGCCGGATGACCTGTACAAAGGGGCGCTTGTCATTGTCTGCGATACAGCCAATCAAGCAAGAATTGATGATCAGCGCTATTCAATGGGCGATAAGCTGATGAAAATTGACCATCATCCAAATGAAGATCCGTATGGTGATTTGCTTTGGGTGGATACAGAGGCAAGCTCTGTGAGCGAAATGATTTATGAATTATATTTAGAGGGGAAAGAAGAAGGATATCAGCTGAATACAAAGGCGGCTGAACTCATTTATGCCGGCATTGTAGGAGACACAGGCCGCTTCCTTTTCCCAAACACGACGAAAAAGACGCTCAAATATGCTGGAGAACTGATTGAATATCCATTCTCATCTTCAGACCTTTTCAATCAATTGTATGAGACGGATCTGAATGTCGTGAAATTAAATGGCTATATTTTTCAACATATTTCTTTGTCAGAGAATGGGGTCGCTTCTGTTTTCATTAAACAGGATATATTGGAATCGTTCCAAACGACAGCGCAGCAAGCCTCACAGCTTGTTGGGACACTTGGAAATATTGCAGGGATTAAGGCATGGGTCTTTTTTGTGGAAGAAAATGATCAGATTCGTGTGAGATTCCGCTCGAAAGGCGTTGTCATTAATACCATTGCGAAAAAATATCATGGCGGCGGCCACCCGCTTGCAGCTGGTGCGTCTATTTATGATTGGGCCGTGGCAGATGAGATTTTGCGTGATTTAGAAGAAGTATGTAAATCATCATCATGAGAGAGGGGGATTCAAGTCCCCTCTCTCTTTTTTGGTCATAGAGAAAAGGGTTACTTGCATACAGGGATAAACCAGCAGCCGATGTCAGTTGAATCTTCATAGGCTTGGAGATTTTGATGCTTTAATTCTTTTTTAATTAAATGAGCCATCATTTCTGTCTCAGCATAAGCACACATGCCGTCTTTGATCCGGCTTGCTTTGTCTCTTGCCATTTGACGATAGCTATAAACCTCCATTGTCCTCACCTCTTTCTGTTTGAGATCTCGTTCTACTTTTAGTGTATAAAAATTAAGGGGGAAAAGCGATCATTGAGGGCAGAAATTCATAAAAATTCCACATGATCATTTATTCAGCAAATGAAATGCGCACTTCAAGTGAAAGCTTCGTATAAATCGTCAGTTCTGTCACTTTGGCGCGGTATGCCTTTTCCCGAATGGTATATTCTTTGTTTTCGACCGTGCGTTTTAATAATTCCTTTGTTTTATAGACACTTTCAATGTCCTTTGTAATAACCTCTGAGATATCCTCCTTGACCTGATCTTCAAATTTTAGCGTATCTGGCTCAGGGATTTTATATTGCTCACGATTGACGAGATGGACATCTACGCTTTGGATCAGCAGGCGCTTTTTATTATCCTCATTTAACTTATGCAAATCTTCCCGATAGAGTGTGATTTGTTCTTTCAGACTGTTCATATGGTGCTGCTGACTTCTCAGCAATGTCACCTGCTTTTCCTGAAAGGTTCCGTATGTAAAAAGGAAAATGAGCCAGCTCACAATCGCGCCAAACATCATCCCCGCAAAAAAACGCTGCCAGCCTGGACGTTTGTAAAGCTCCGGCACCCTCATGATGACACATGCTCCTGGGTGAGCCACGTGATAATGAGATAACCCGTTTGCGCACCGCCCATGGCAGAGACAATTAATAAAATCTGCTTGAAAATATCACGCGTGTTCCCTTCAAAAATGCCTCTTTCAAAGCTATAAACAGCATCAAACGTTCCGCCGATAGCTGCGACAAGCGCCCAAATCTTTAAACGATTGGCAAGACTCGTAATAATGGATAAAGGCGGCTGACCAGCCAAATAAGCACCAACACCGCCTATAATGGCACCCCCCAAAATGACCCCAAGTGCAATAAAATAACAGCTAATAAAATTTGGAATAAAAGCTTCCTTCACATCCATTTTGTCCACCTCACTCAATTCAATATATGGCGTGTGCAGGACAAGTATGAACGGACAGAAAAGAAAGAACATTTGTTTCTCATCGCATCGCGTTTTATAATGAAAGAATGACTTTAGACGAAAGGAGTGGATTAAGCATGTCTTATGTTCATCTTCAGGTCCACAGTGGATACAGCTTATTAAGCAGTGCAGCAAAAGTAAAGGAGCTCGTGCTGAAAGCAAAAGAGCTTGGCTACAAGGCGCTCGCTCTTACCGATGACCATGTGATGTATGGAACGGTTGAATTTTATAAGGAATGTAAAAAACATGACATCAAGCCGGTCATCGGTTTAACAGCTTCTGTCTTCATAGATGAACAAGAGACAGAGGCTTATCCCTTGGTACTCCTTGCCAAAAACAATGAAGGCTATCAAAACTTGATCAAAATCAGCAGTGTGCTGAAATCAAAATCAAAAGCCGGACTGAAAGAGAAATGGTTGAAAAGCTATCACCGCGGGCTCATTGCCATCACGCCAGGTGTTTCTGGGTACATTGAAACGCTGCTTCAGCATGATCAGATAGAAGAAGCGCATCATGCGGCGAAACAATTGAAACATATTTTCGGTGAGGGGCATGTGTACATCGCACTTCAACCATTTCAGCAAGACGAATCGCTTGTCGCTAAACTGAGGGATATTTCAAAAAGTGCAGACATTCCTCTTGTTGCGACAGGAGATGTTCACTACATCAAGCGAGAAGACAAAACCGCCTATACGTGTTTAAAGGCGATTAAAGCAGGGCAGCAGCTGCCAGAGGTTGAGGAAGACCGAGCAGAAAAGCATTTCAGAACCTATGAAGAAATGAAGGAATGGTATACGCAGGATACGGAGCTACTGACAAGAACAGTGGAGATCGCAGACCGCTGTGAAGTCGATCTGAATCTTGGGCAGACAAAACTCCCATCCTACCCGGCCCCTGATCAATCCACAGCAGATCAGTTTTTACGAAAAGTATGTGCGGAAGGGATGAAGCAAAGAAAGATTGCTTCAAATGACGCGTATGTGAAAAGACTTGAGTACGAACTAAGCATTATCCAAAAAATGAATTTCAGTGATTATTTTCTCATCGTGTGGGATTTTATGAAGTATGCCCATGACCAAGGCATTGTCACAGGGCCGGGCCGGGGATCGGCTGCAGGCTCACTTGTTGCCTATGTACTGTTTATTACGGATGTTGATCCGCTCCGTCACGGCTTGTTATTTGAGCGTTTCTTAAATCCTGAGCGAATCAGTATGCCTGATATTGATATTGATTTCCCCGATACGAGAAGAGATGAAATCATTTCTTATGTAAAAGACAAATACGGAGACATGCATGTGGCGCAAATTGTCACGTTTGGAACCCTTGCAGCAAAAGCAGCTTTAAGGGATGTCGGACGTGTGATGGGGATTGATTCAAAAGCAGCGGACCGGCTTGCAAAGCTGATTCCATCAAAGCCAGGAACGACGCTGAAAGAAGCGTTGACTGCATCTCCTGAATTAAAAACAATGCTCCAGCAGTCCGAAGAACTCAGGCAAGTCTTTCAAACTGCTTTAAAGGTAGAAGGCTTGCCAAGACATACATCGACACATGCAGCCGGCGTTGTGCTGAGCGAAGAGCCGCTGACAGAGGTCGTTCCCATACAAGACGGCCATGATGGTGTGTATTTAACGCAGTATGCGATGAATTATTTAGAAGATCTCGGGCTTTTAAAGATGGATTTCTTAGGACTTAGAAACTTAACCTTAATTGAATCCATTAAAAACCAGATTGAAAGACAGGAAAACGTCCACATTAACTTTAGTGACATTTCATATGAAGACCAGAAAACATTTGAATTGTTATCAGCAGGAGATACAACAGGAATTTTCCAGCTTGAATCACAAGGAATGCGTCAGGTGCTGAGACGCTTAAAGCCCTCTAGTTTAGAAGACATCGTGGCAGTCAATGCCCTCTATCGTCCAGGTCCAATGGAGAATATCCCGCTTTTTATCGACCGAAAGCACGGCAGAGTCAAGGTCTCTTACCCGCATCCTGATTTGTATGACATTTTAAAAGACACATATGGGGTCATTGTCTATCAGGAGCAAATCATGCTCATTGCAGCGAAGATGGCAGGCTTTCAGCTTGGCGAGGCAGATCTATTAAGAAGAGCAGTTTCAAAGAAGGATAAAAAGGTTCTTGATGAAGAGCGGAGCCATTTTGTTGAAGGATGCCTAAAAAAGGAGTATCCTGTTAACATTGCAAATGACGTTTATGACTTAATCGTCAAATTTGCAAACTATGGTTTTAATAGAAGCCATGCTGTTGCATATAGCATGATTGGCTTTCAGCTTGCTTACTTAAAAGCGCATTATCCGTTATATTTTATGTGCGGACTTTTAACGAGTGTGATTGGAAATGAAGACAAAGTCGCTCAATATTTCTATGAGGCAAAGGAAAAAGGGATATCTGTGTTGAAGCCTTCTATTAATAAGAGTGAATTTCCATTTACGGTTGAAAAAGGGGAGATCCGCTACAGCTTAAGAGCGATCAAAAATGTCGGAGTGTCAGCTGTAAAGGATATATACAGAGCAAGACAAGAAAAGCCGTTTGAAGATTTATTTGATTTTTGCGCAAGAGTATCAGCTAAGAGTGTCAACCGAAAAACGATTGAAGCGCTCATTTTTTCAGGGGCGATGGATGAGCTTTATCCAAATCGAGCTTCGTTATTGGCATCAATAGATATTGCATTAGATCATGTGTCATTTTTAAATCCAGATGATCAGCTCGACTTTCTGGGGGATACAACCTTCTCCATTAAGCCAAAATATGCGGAGATAGAAGAATTGCCGCTTGTCGATCTCTTGCAATTTGAAAAAGAAGCACTTGGACTATATTTATCAAATCATCCTGTACAAGCGTACCGAGATCGCTTAAGAAAGAATGGTGCAGTGGAGATCATCAGGCTTTCTTCCTATATAAAGCGAAAGGTCTCAATGGGTGGTCTTTTGACAAAAGTGAAATCGATTCGAACAAAAAATGGACAGTCGATGGCATTTGTGACATTTGGGGATGAAACGGGAGAAATGGAAGGCGTTGTCTTTCCAGAGCAATTTAGAAAGCTGTCCCCCTTACTTGAGGAGGGCGCCATGCTTTATGTTGAAGGCAGAATAGATGTCAGAAATGAGAGCAGCCAGATCATCGTGCAAGAAGCCGTTCTGCTTGAAGAGATGGGTACACAAAGAAAAGAGTCTGTCTACATTCGGGTGAAAGAAGAAAATCATACGCAGGAGCTGCTAGAGCAAGTAAAGCGGGTGATCTCGATGCACAGCGGGGGAGCAGATGTCTATTTGTACTATGAGAAGCAAAAAAAGACAGTGAGACTTCCAGATGCATACAAAGTTCATGCAGATCATGCTGTCATTTTCCAATTAAAAGAGCTGCTCGGTGAACAAAACGTTGTGATTAAATGATGACAAATCGCCTGAATATGTTTTACAAATTCACCTATTGTGTTATCATTTTAAAGATTCTGTGTATTTAAAACTGCCAGTATGTGCTTATCAACTTAGCAATTCATTAAATCATTTTCCACTTGAAGGAGTGTTCATCACATGTCATTAAGAGAAGAAGCATTACATATGCACAAAGAGAATCAAGGCAAACTTGAATCAAAATCAAAAGTACAAGTGAAAAATGCGAAAGACTTGAGCTTGGCTTACTCACCTGGTGTTGCAGAACCATGTAAAGATATTTATGACGACACAAGCAAAGTGTATGATTATACAATGAAAGGCAATATGGTCGCTGTTGTCACAGACGGAAGCGCTGTTTTAGGGCTTGGAAATATTGGTGCAGAAGCATCTCTTCCAGTAATGGAAGGAAAAGCTGTATTATTCAAAAGCTTCGCTGGCGTTGATGCCTTCCCAATCGCGCTTGCGACAAACGATGTTGACAAAATCGTTGAAACAGTCAAGCTTCTTGAGCCAACGTTTGGCGGTGTCAACCTTGAAGATATTGCAGCTCCAAACTGCTTCATTATCGAAGAGCGCTTGAAAAAAGAGACAAACATTCCAGTGTTCCACGATGATCAGCACGGAACAGCGATTGTGACAGTAGCAGGACTTGTAAATGCGCTGAAACTGTCTGGAAAATCAATGTCCTCTATCAAAGTGGTAGCAAACGGCGCTGGAGCCGCGGGAATTGCAATTATCAAGCTTCTATATCATTTCGGTGTACGTGATATCATCATGTGTGATACAAAAGGCGCAATTTACGAAGGCCGCCCGA harbors:
- a CDS encoding phosphotransferase, with amino-acid sequence MKKTLQALFDQPIVSVETLGEQYEGRANDVWLISLQDKTEYVVKSPKMTRAESEFVYGINKIYGVNAHTGQEHLDQINEKLALTNSFHIPKVVRKVKKAGKHDDVMEKVEGTPLTSFERRSSHFYQDYGRKLALLHSYRTNSFGAVYGAETRHLREYHPLLKTAVSKLLSRYYADQPEFQRYGEMVQQKLNHLSPPDSASLILIDLDPSQYIEKDDQVTSLVDTEYVVFGPAAFDFIALEYLLTKETAHDVQLGYEEICPLPRQLHEVRECYRFVSLLLDIHGSWDIQKWMNHPTFFHSK
- a CDS encoding SDR family oxidoreductase is translated as MRHALITAGSKGLGRKVTESLLNMGYSVTVNYRSDDEAVRQMKEELQEYEEKLQFVQGDVTNKEDLKNMVALATERFGRIDALINNAGPYIFERKKLADYSEEEWYQMMEGNLSAVFHLFRMVIPMMRKQGFGRIVTYGFQGADHAPGWMHRSAFGAAKVGLASLTKTIAIEEAENGITANMVCPGKIVGDMKESTIEEARQMKDDETPIGRSGTGEDIGRIISFLCDDRSDLITGTVIEATGGLNVIHRH
- a CDS encoding metal-dependent hydrolase, with translation MKATYHGHSVVHIETNGYHIWIDPFLNGNKHTDIKPQDVKADVILLTHGHGDHIGDTIEIAKNNDALVIAPFELATYLGWQGVKTHPLSIGGGREFEFGKVKLTQAFHGSAIIDEDAKTITYTGMPSGILFTAEGKTIYHAGDTALFSDMKLIGELNHIELAFLPIGDNFTMGPDDARIAAEWLRAKQVVPVHYSTFPPIEQDPHAFADSLHGGVGHVLNSGQSIEI
- a CDS encoding CBS domain-containing protein, whose product is MATKHEQILSYIDSLDVGEKISVRRIAKEMKVSEGTAYRAIKDAENKGFVSTIERVGTIRIEQKKKENIEKLTYAEVVNVIDGQVLGGRAGLHKTLNKFVIGAMELDAMMRYTAAGNLLIVGNRINAHRQALEAGAAVLVTGGFSTDDEIIQLADKLELPILSTSYDTFTVAALINRAIYDQLIKKEIVLVEDILTPIERTVYLSPDDKLEKWYEKNYETGHGRFPVADDQMKIHGILTSKDIAGHDRSAPIEKVMTKNPLTVIGKTSVASAAQMMVWEGIEVLPVVDDYAKLIGMISRQDVLKALQMIQKQPQVGEKLDDVVSRGFKETDTEKPKADAVYQYEVTPQMTNQLGNISYGVFTQILIESANRFLKSHKKGELIVESLSVYFLKPVQMESTIQIKPNILEVGRKFGKLEVEVYHQSNIVGKAMLMVQLMERG
- a CDS encoding YtpI family protein, which encodes MLVLIVFIICSAMFYLYYKAKNVRTNRPVEKKFWSAKSSMALGCFVLLFGVNQLFLNRSSLAFVIGFIFVAVGIGSTWAGYKAYKHYLPLFLKEGEKDHA
- a CDS encoding DHH family phosphoesterase, translating into MKKELIRTISLYDTIIIHRHVRPDPDAYGSQCGLTEILRATYPEKNIYATGTPEPTLSFLYELDEVPDDLYKGALVIVCDTANQARIDDQRYSMGDKLMKIDHHPNEDPYGDLLWVDTEASSVSEMIYELYLEGKEEGYQLNTKAAELIYAGIVGDTGRFLFPNTTKKTLKYAGELIEYPFSSSDLFNQLYETDLNVVKLNGYIFQHISLSENGVASVFIKQDILESFQTTAQQASQLVGTLGNIAGIKAWVFFVEENDQIRVRFRSKGVVINTIAKKYHGGGHPLAAGASIYDWAVADEILRDLEEVCKSSS
- the ytrI gene encoding sporulation membrane protein YtrI encodes the protein MRVPELYKRPGWQRFFAGMMFGAIVSWLIFLFTYGTFQEKQVTLLRSQQHHMNSLKEQITLYREDLHKLNEDNKKRLLIQSVDVHLVNREQYKIPEPDTLKFEDQVKEDISEVITKDIESVYKTKELLKRTVENKEYTIREKAYRAKVTELTIYTKLSLEVRISFAE
- a CDS encoding YtrH family sporulation protein, which codes for MDVKEAFIPNFISCYFIALGVILGGAIIGGVGAYLAGQPPLSIITSLANRLKIWALVAAIGGTFDAVYSFERGIFEGNTRDIFKQILLIVSAMGGAQTGYLIITWLTQEHVSS
- the dnaE gene encoding DNA polymerase III subunit alpha, which encodes MSYVHLQVHSGYSLLSSAAKVKELVLKAKELGYKALALTDDHVMYGTVEFYKECKKHDIKPVIGLTASVFIDEQETEAYPLVLLAKNNEGYQNLIKISSVLKSKSKAGLKEKWLKSYHRGLIAITPGVSGYIETLLQHDQIEEAHHAAKQLKHIFGEGHVYIALQPFQQDESLVAKLRDISKSADIPLVATGDVHYIKREDKTAYTCLKAIKAGQQLPEVEEDRAEKHFRTYEEMKEWYTQDTELLTRTVEIADRCEVDLNLGQTKLPSYPAPDQSTADQFLRKVCAEGMKQRKIASNDAYVKRLEYELSIIQKMNFSDYFLIVWDFMKYAHDQGIVTGPGRGSAAGSLVAYVLFITDVDPLRHGLLFERFLNPERISMPDIDIDFPDTRRDEIISYVKDKYGDMHVAQIVTFGTLAAKAALRDVGRVMGIDSKAADRLAKLIPSKPGTTLKEALTASPELKTMLQQSEELRQVFQTALKVEGLPRHTSTHAAGVVLSEEPLTEVVPIQDGHDGVYLTQYAMNYLEDLGLLKMDFLGLRNLTLIESIKNQIERQENVHINFSDISYEDQKTFELLSAGDTTGIFQLESQGMRQVLRRLKPSSLEDIVAVNALYRPGPMENIPLFIDRKHGRVKVSYPHPDLYDILKDTYGVIVYQEQIMLIAAKMAGFQLGEADLLRRAVSKKDKKVLDEERSHFVEGCLKKEYPVNIANDVYDLIVKFANYGFNRSHAVAYSMIGFQLAYLKAHYPLYFMCGLLTSVIGNEDKVAQYFYEAKEKGISVLKPSINKSEFPFTVEKGEIRYSLRAIKNVGVSAVKDIYRARQEKPFEDLFDFCARVSAKSVNRKTIEALIFSGAMDELYPNRASLLASIDIALDHVSFLNPDDQLDFLGDTTFSIKPKYAEIEELPLVDLLQFEKEALGLYLSNHPVQAYRDRLRKNGAVEIIRLSSYIKRKVSMGGLLTKVKSIRTKNGQSMAFVTFGDETGEMEGVVFPEQFRKLSPLLEEGAMLYVEGRIDVRNESSQIIVQEAVLLEEMGTQRKESVYIRVKEENHTQELLEQVKRVISMHSGGADVYLYYEKQKKTVRLPDAYKVHADHAVIFQLKELLGEQNVVIK
- a CDS encoding NAD(P)-dependent malic enzyme; protein product: MSLREEALHMHKENQGKLESKSKVQVKNAKDLSLAYSPGVAEPCKDIYDDTSKVYDYTMKGNMVAVVTDGSAVLGLGNIGAEASLPVMEGKAVLFKSFAGVDAFPIALATNDVDKIVETVKLLEPTFGGVNLEDIAAPNCFIIEERLKKETNIPVFHDDQHGTAIVTVAGLVNALKLSGKSMSSIKVVANGAGAAGIAIIKLLYHFGVRDIIMCDTKGAIYEGRPNGMNAVKNEVAKFTNQDRKEGSLEEVIEGADVFIGVSVAGALTKEMVGKMAKDPVIFAMANPNPEIMPEDAHAAGASVVGTGRSDFPNQVNNVLAFPGIFRGALDVRATHINEEMKIAAVEAIASLVSDDKLSAEYVIPEPFDARVAPAVAKAVAKAAMETGVARIKVDPEEVAEKTRKLTIIGE